The Cygnus olor isolate bCygOlo1 chromosome 14, bCygOlo1.pri.v2, whole genome shotgun sequence genomic interval cagtaCGTGTCCTGCCCTGAACTGTTAGACCAGCACTACAGCGTAGACGTGACTGTGGCTGAGCACTCTGTTCAGCACCCTATCACCAAGTCAGCAGCACGCCGAATTGTTCACGCTGGTTCGGAGCAGAACAGTCACCAAGATCCAACGGCTCGGCACCACTGCATCTCCCTGTGCCGGGAGCTGGAGCCTTACAACGCCATTGTTGCCGCTATCAGtgacagcaaaaccagcaaCGTCCGCCAAAGGCCCATCACCTTTGAGAATGCCACACATTATTACCTCTACAACCGCCTCATGGACTTCCTCACCAGCAGGGAAATCGTGAATCGACAGATCCAGGAGATCGTACAGAGCTGCCAGCCAGGGGAGGTGGTGATTCGGGATGCTCTCTACCGGCTCGGAGTGGCCCAGATTAAAACGGAAACggaagaggatgaagaagagaagcaggAGGATGATAAAGACATTGCTGAGTAACAGAACAGCTTGTTGGTTTCTCATTCTGGTTGTGTGGACGGGTGGACTGGGCCAGCTTCTGCAAGGTTTCGGCAGCTGTCTGGcttgagaatttatttttacaggttGGAGGTGTGATTCCGGTGGCTTTGACTGCTGTTAATGACCAAAGAGCTGTGTGCTTCCAGCGTGTCACAAGTGCTGCCATGAGTGGGTCTGCCACGCTCCTTGCTGAAGGCTGCAGTTCCCTCCCAAGGTGTGCAGTGGACCCACTCTTCGGCTGCGTGAACTGTtgtcctccctgcagctggtgAGTGGAGAAGCAAGAGGCATTTCTGGTAGCAGGGAGTATGCGTGGTCAAGTGCACAGGTTTCTTAATTCTGAATCTTGCTTGCTGATTTCTTTGTGCATAttggtggcagggctgggggtgtgGAAGCGGTCACAAAAGGCAGACAGCTAAGAATTCTCCTCAAAACGTTCAAAACAGATGAGTTTAGGACACTGATTCCTGCTTGGAAATCCTGCAGAGCTCTTGTGTTGGCTGCAAAGAGTCTATAGTTGAGCAGGAGGAGCCACCGTGCAGCTTTAAGATGCCCTCTGTGGGGAGCCTCTCTGGAGGCTGTCATGTATCCAGGATGGTGAGTACTTTGGCTGCAGGTTTCTGGAATTATTTGTCCCCTCACATGAGCACTAATAATTTAGAAGCTGAAACACATAGCAAGTGAAGGGTGTTCTGTGTGTTAAGGTAAGAGTTGATCGGGTGAGCCCCAGGGAGTCGAGTTCATTTGGGGGATGTATGAGGTGATGGCTGTGGAAACAGGAAAGACGTTCAAATTTCTATGCTGTCCTCTTggacgcttttttttttttagttgttttgttttgtttgaggaCTTGAATTTCTGTTATTCTGCTCTTAGAACTGAATCACAAAGACAGTTTGTGGGATCAAGGAGAAGCAATGAATGCAGGGTCACCAGAGTGAGCAGAGCTCTGTAGCCCCCCCTTACAGGAGGCCCTGGGTGAGTTGCATCCTTGTGTGCAATCGCAGCACTCTGTCAAGTGTCATATTCGCCCTGCCTGTGTCCACACAGCACTTGTGGTTTAGAGGAGCCTCTTGCTGCCCAGGTTGCTTTCTCTGCTCCTACAGCATGTCTAAAGAACGCTTTAGGCTCCGGTTATAAAGCTGTGCGTTGCCTGCTGTGAAGCTGTTGCAGGCAACAAAGGTGAAGAACACATTTGCTGTGATCTGGAGAGGAGGGGGATGTTGAACTGCTAAGTTGCCATCCAGGGAGTTTATTTTGTCTGAGTGAGCAGCGGGGAAGATTCAGAGGCTTGTGGTGTGGTTGAAAACTCCCTTCTGTGAAGGGGAACCTATTGAGTACCGTACTGTAAAAGTAAATGTATTAAGTCTGAGCAAATGCAGTAATTACGGCTTGGGGTTTTTCTGTTAAGAATATTAACTTATTATAAGAGATGTTAGTGACTTTTTCAGTCAGtgataaaatttaataaattatcTCCAATTTTGGGGGTGAAACTGTGGCCAAGTGAGTTGGTTTTTTTGCCTTCAACACCTGGAGGACTGCAGTGGGAAAGGGCACAAATACGGTTTGTGTGTAAATCACACTTCCAGTCTGCACTACCATGGTGGTAGCAACAAGCCTGGTTTCTCAGAAGCAGGAGAGGCAGCTCAATAAAATTCCTTGGGCCCTTTCACTAGTGTCAAATGCAAGcctttcagaacaaaatgatCCTGTTGTAAGAACTATACTTCACTATATTTAAGTGGCAAGAAAGTAGTCTCTGCAGTTAGAATGATCACTTCTAGCACTTAAATCACAATCATAGGTGTCATACCCCCCTCTTGACTCCAAATGTGATTTGACGCTCGAATGTTCCTTGTATAACTCCTGGGGTTTTctgtgtatatttattttttaaggggCTTCTCAGTACTGTCAAGGTTTCTTTTGGTCTAGGTAGCTTGGAATGGATCTCAGAATAGAGTTTGTTTGAAAAGTGAtctaaattcatttttccatctCCAGGCTCAGCAGAGTTCAGACTGAATTAGTAAGGGTAGGGGAGCACTGGCAAACCTGTGAGCATGAGACGGTCAGCTCCCCAAATCTGCCTGCTCTCATTCTGCACTTCCTGCACAGGGCAGCTCCTGGTGACTTTTGGAGGAGAGATTCTGCAGCAGGTGACAGTAACTTCTCTTCAGGATGTGTTCGATAGCTTGAGCTGGagcttctgctgcctctgagcCATTGCTACAGGCGGTTCTGCTGCAGTAAGGCTGAGTCTCTGCTAGACTTCTGCCTCTGCCCCGCCCCGGCATTGGCCTGCCTTTCCCATGTCTCAACTACGGTGACCATTGTCAGTTGTCCCATCATCATGATTGAAATTACTCCCCCGTTGTATGTGACTACTTCATTCTTCTGAATTACAGGAAGGCCATTCAGAGCAAAGTGCTTTAAAACCttgcttttaatgcttttgtttttggcATTACATAAGATTAAGTGGTTTTGAGAACTGGTAATGAGAAGTGTGATGAATTGGCGCAGAGCTGTAGGGTATGAGCGGATGGGCCAATGTGTCACACTTGCTCTGATCCATTTACCTCTGAGAACAGTCCTTAAAGCCCTGGGAAGACTCATTCtgttaaacatattttattctttataatgCTGACAGGtagaaatacattaatattttatttagtaaaGAGGAATGAATCACTTGGTGTTAGCATGAAAACAGGTTTAATATAATCAGAAGTGGCCCACAACATGATTGCTCATGATCTGATGAGGGCCACGTACTATACAGTAGTTCTGTCTTGCTGTCATTTTCCTAAGCCATGTCAGTGCTTGTATTTGTAATGCGGATCCTTTACCCACTGAGTCAGGTGAAGCTAAGAAGGTTCATTAGCTACTTCTGATAGCTACACAGGACCAGGTGGCTGTGGCATTAGTAACCCCAAACAAGGGTGAGATGAGAAACAAGTTTAAGGGCATTAGGCCCtagcttatgaaaaaaaaattacctcagCTGTACTATTAAAATACActcaagaaaatatatatcagAGCATATCTGTAATCATGACAAAGGCAGTGAATTGCTACATGTTTAATAATTCAAAGGTTTTGTAGGATATGATGATCATTTCCAGATCTGTTTAAGCTGCCATTCTTTCCTGGATTGGGATTGTGTTCAGTGCTCCTGTGGAAGAGCACCTGTTGCTCCTGTATTTTGCCTGAGAAACAGCTGCCCCTCTCTCCTGTTACTGGGGCAGGTAAAGTTCACAGAGCCCTGGGCTTGTCTCCTTGTTGCACTTCACCCAAATAATCTCTGCAGAAGCATCAGCTGCAGAGAGGTAGATTGTATGAGGAAAGCAAGAGgttaatacatatttaatgCTTAGTAGGGGCTTTACCTGTATCTAAATGCTTGCTCTGCAACATCCAGGGTCAGACAAAGGGAAGAGAGCAGGACCACTCTGAAAGAGGGCTGCCTCTGGTGTGAGGCAGTTCCCACCTCAGGATTTACTTCAAGATGTCCTCATAAGACACAAGGTGCAGTCACGTGAGCGGCTTTTGGAAATGTCTTTGTAGGCTGCAACTagtacttaaaaaacaaaaccacccccTAATCCCCTtcaggggtggtggtggggcagGTGACAGGGACCTCTGTACCTTGTAGAGTTATTAGGGTAAGCATGCTTCATCTCTATGCTATGCTTCAGATAGGACTTTCGAGACCCCACGGTAAGTCTTAGTTTTGAATCGTCCCAGCACTGTTCTTTCAGCGAGGGAGTCAGTAACACTCATacttcagaaagcacagagaggaGAGCCAAAGCAGAAGGCACCTGTGCGGAATCATGCACTCTGCAGAATGGGGAGAGCAGGGACCCACCCTGGGCAGTGGTACCAGCTAACAGAACTGATAGTTGTTACTCTTAAGGAGAGGCTGGCCGCTCTGCTCTTGTTCACAGGACTCCTCGCAGCAGCCGGAGGTGTCGCAGCCACTGTCTTCCTCAGCAGTGGATGGGAGGTTGGTTTGGTCcttgaaagcaaaaaagaaaaaagtgtttcagtcCCTGGGGAAATCTGGATGCCTCTCTTTTCACTGTTTCTAAGCTACTCCCATCAGTTAAAGGTAGGGGACGTCACCACAAAAATTCGTGCAGAAGCTATGTTGCTGTAGGGAGAAAGTCCTTCCCCAAAGGTTCTCACCTGTTCCTTATGCAGTTCCAGTTCTTTCTGAATAAAGCAGCAGATTTGGTCAAAGGTAGGTCTTTGTGTGGGCTCCAGGCTCCAGCATGCTTGCATGATGGTGTACCTGCGCAGCCAAAGAGGAACAGAACTGTTGCAATGCTGCTGAAGAGTCCGCGCCCCCAGGCTACTCACTGCAGCATAGCAGGGTgatttgctttgtatttcaggCACACAGTACTGAGCAGCCCCTtatctttgttctgttttcctgtctgtAAAACCCGTGGTTGGTGCATGGGCAGCGCTCCAGGGAAAGGAGAGCACTGGAGCAGACAGAGCAAACTTTTCCAGTCTCCTCATCTATCTGCAAGAGGCTTTATGcctcagtatttttcctttagcaTAAACTTACTTCTCTTCCTGTAAACTACTCAGGCTTGTCTTCTCACAGTCCTAGAGTCAAAAGCAACtgactgaaaatagaaaaaagctGCCACATTCAGAAAGGTAGAGATTACATGAACTCTGCCACCTTCCTGTCCAGAAATGGGAAATATCGGGCCAAGCATCATAACTGACTGCCCCAGGTCTTGTTCTACAGGAGCAGGGAGAAACCCTGAACCCCAAGGACAGACACGTCGAACCCAGGGCTTGCCTGGGAGCAGCCTGCCGCTTTGTGACCAAGGTTCCTGTGCTGTCTCATCACCCGCTCCCCATAAAGCAGCTCCAGCCACCCTTTCACCCTTTCAGATGATGCATGCATCCACTCACATTTCCAAGGGAGCGAAGTCGGGCCTTGCCATCTGGTATCCCTGCTTCACCATGCTGTAGAACTTGCTGTTCACCACCATGCCAGGATATGGACTTTTACCTGTGACAGAAGCCAAGGTGGCGCTCAGCTCAGGCTGCAACACCCTAGCCATGGGGGGTGGTAAGATGTAGCCTGCAGAATTGACTGAGCCAGTGCTACTCCTTCTCAGGGAGTTCTGAGTTAGAGCAAATCATCCCCCTGGAAAATGAACGCAGTGTTTTATAGCCCTGATTATCCTAGATTTTTGCCAACCTTCCttctttctggaaaactttTCTGCAGAGACATTAAGTTAGGTGTAAGCTGTGGAAAACAAGAGAGGCTTGCAAGCTTCCCTCTTCCTTACCAAGTGAGAAGATCTCCCAGAGAAGGATGCCGTAAGACCACACATCACTCTGCACTGTGTAAATGCAGTCAAAGATGCTCTCTGGGGCCATCCACTTCACGGGCAGCCGGGCCTGGAAAAGCAGAGTACTGCAGACCAGGCCAAGCTGGCAGCTTGTGCTATAGCCTGTCCTTCGTGCTCCAGTTGCAGCCACCCTTGTACCTTCTCCTGTCCCCATTTCAATTACTTACATTGCCTTTGACAACGTAGTTTGAGTCATTCATGATGTCGCGGGCCAGGCCAAAGTCACAAATCTTGGCTACTCGTCCATCTGATACGAGCACGTTCCTGGCTGCCAAGTCACGGTGGATGCACTGGGGAGAAGAGAGCACAGCTGAgacccagcccctgcccctcagcAGTACCACCTCATTTCCCTACAGCCTGGGGCTGCCACCGTAACAGCTCTTACAGAAGCAAGGGGAACATGTACTGCTTGTAAAGCACGTGGAAGAGGCCCTGCGTCCTGGACAAGGAGTAGGGGCTCTCCTTTCAACCACTCCTCTTGCAGTGCTAAAACATTTTGGCCTTTCATGCCCTGTAAGTCATGGGCCTTCATCTTCCCTGTGGGGGCAGACTCAGAATCAGAGGCTGTTCACAGGGCATCCCCCTGTGAAACCATCATACAGTTGCTCTCTGATACTCTAAACGAGCCAGCTCTGGCAGATAGCTCAACGGCCACTTTCAGTTCCCTGTCCCTGGGGCAGTGGGAGGCTGTCAGTGCAAGAAAGCTCTGCATCGAGATTCCTGACCTCATGCAAAAGCTGGGGGGGAATATTGGGACCAACTAGCACAGCCCTGGCTTCCCCCTGTAAAGCTGCCCTGTCCAAATCCCATGGGAAGCACAGGCTCCGAAGGAAACACCAGTCACCACAGCCCAGCGTGTCTGGACCCAGCAGATGGAGGAGAAAGGCCcgttttcagcagcagcttgcttGGGTTTGGCCACCCTATCTAAAAACCTCGTGAGCCCTGTGCAGGATGGCAGgcccctgctggctgcactggtGTTTCcctggggggtgctgggtgcagcTGTCCTTTTGGTACTCACGTTCTTTGATGCGAGGAACGCCATGCCCTGGGCCACCTGGCTGGAGAACTGGAGCAGGTCGGAGAGATTGAGGGGCCGGAGGTCCTCTCTGGTTTCAACTTCTTCCTCTGAGCTTTTCCCTGAAATTCAAACAGCAGCTTTAGAGTTGCTAAAAACATGGTAAATAACACAAGCTATGCTGTATCCCAGTTTCCTAAGAGCTAAGCCAGACCAAATGGCCAGACTGAAGAAATCATGCAAATATAGAAATGGGCCTTTAACTCACCCCTGGCTTGCGCAGAATCTGATGATgctgaagatgatgatgatacAGGCCTCATTTCAACATAGGTTTCCAAACCCTGGCTCGCAAAGCCACTGTCACTGAGTCAGAGAGCAACAGAGACGGAGGCAGGCTGTTAGCAGCCTTCCAGCAGTACCTTCTGCCCTTCTCCACATCCACTGGGTGCGGAAACCACATCCCTGCCTGCAGGAAGTGGCTTAGCGAGAGGCTTCAGGGCAGAGGGAAAGTCAGCGCTGAGACTGATTCAGAAAGGGGACCTAGGTGCCCTGTGGTGTGGGGCTCCAAGTACTGATCCCCTTTCGCAAAGGGACTGCCACAGACTGCTGAGGGGTCCTCAGCCTTGTGCCCTATAAAATTCAGGTGTCCAGCAGTGCAGGAAGGCCAAAAGTTCTGTTTCCAGACTGTGGGACAGCAGACTGAAATGAAACCTGGATCTATTCTGGGGTATTCAATAATTGCTGAAAAACTTGGAACGGGAACCAACTGCATGCATCCCCAGTGGCTTTGGCATCCTGGTCTTCTGCAAGTTCCCAGATCTTTGGCCTTAACCTCTCCCCAGCACAACCCCCTGCACACCTCTCCCAGCAGACACCCAGGCCCCGTCTTGCTCAGCCCTGAGGCCACCAAAGCTCTGCTCTTACCTGCGGATGTATTTCTTCTCCAGGTCAATGTTTTTGTAATCAGCAGTGCTGTCCAAAGAGGTGTCCAGGGATGAGTCCTGGATAATTATGGATTCAGCTTTCCTCCGCAGAAAATTCAGCAGGTCTCCGTAGCGACAGTACTCAGTGATGACAAGAATTGGGCCTGGGAGAGAGGCAGAAGGGGTTTGTTAAGAAGTGACTGTCCTGAGGACTGGTTTCCCTTGGTAACTGATCCCTGGAGGTGGCTGGGGcctggaagaagcagaagggGCAGCAGAACCCATACAGCACATAAGCATGTCTGGAAACGGCCAGCCCACAGACCCTTGCAAAGTTATAGGATCAGAAACCACCACCAGGATCACCAGCTATGTCTGGTAACAGCCTCGGAGGAGCAGGCCATGAGAGGGTTTTGTTGGGGTGCAGGTGTGTGGGATCCTACCTCCATAGGTACACGCTCCCAGCAGGTTAACGATGTTCTCGTGGTGCCCCAAGTGACTCATGATCTTCAGCTCAGACATGAGCGCCTCCTGCTCATCTGTGTCCGCTGATGCTGCAAGACAAGGAGAAGGGCTGTGTGAAGGTGCGAGGGACAAGGAAGAGATGATGGGGATAACAGAAAAAGGCATCAACAGAGAGATGGAACAAAAGGAGACATGCAGAGAGGAATTTGTGTCCTCTGCTTGCACCTCTGGCCACATGTCCACAAGTAATGGCAGCAGTGAGACTCCAACACCCAGTACTTAGGACAGAAACATCTAGAAACCCAGGTTTTGCAGTCTGGGAGCACCAACACGTGAACACACGCTACATCCTGCCCAATAAAACCTGGGGGATTTCAGCCTTTGCAGGTTGGCCCAGACTTACACTTTAGCATCTTCACAGCCACTTTGAGGACCGAATCTTCTTTGCCCAGCCCAAAAGCGGTGGCTTCTACCACTTTTCCAAAGGCTCCGGCTCCGAGAGTTTTCCCTGCAGAGGGAAAGAATGTGCTTATAAGatgctttctaaaaagaaattgagCACTTGTCCTGCACACAGCTTTGAGGAGGAGGTCTGACAGGTGGGGGTTCCTGCAGGGCCCAGACAGGATGAGTAATCCTTAGTCAGAAGGTGGTGAACGTCTAAGGGGAACTCTTCTGCGAGCAGGGACAGTATGAAAGAGGCCAAGTGCAAACAAGGACTCACAAACTGTACACATTAAGGAATGACCCCAAATGTACGAGGAGGGACATGATCCTCTTGACATTTCTCAGAGCTATAGAGGGCTGAAGGTAGGTTGTACCCTAGCATTTGCCACTTTGTGTAGAAGAGAGCAGCAAGGCCGGGTTGAAGATATTGCTGTAATGTCTGGCTGCAGCTTTGGATGCTGCTTGATTGCTTCAGCTTTGTCCTTTGGAGTATTTAAGCTCTATGGGGCTCTTCATGGGGGCCAGCAGGGAAGGTTTCTTACCAAACTGGAGGTTATTCCTGGGAAACTCCCATTTCTCATTGTATGGCAGCTGAGTGGGATCAATAAAGATGTAGTTATTCCCTTCACAGGCCTCAATGATCTTCCACCGCACCTGGTATTTAGGTTTCTGTAAGAAAGAGATTCCAGTTATTCAGTGTTACTCGAGTCCTGAGCATTCCCCAGTCCCTGCAGGAGCTGTAGCTCTCACCCCAGGCACAGAGGGAAGCTTTAGGGTTAACTCCATCAGATATTTCTTGCTTTGAATCTGGGCTGAATGGGCAATGTTCAGTCTAAACATCCTAGTCCCTTGGCTGTTACAAAGTCCCCCCCCAGTCCTCACCCATGTCTGAGGGAGGCCctcttgtatttttcatttaaagcagcCTGTTGCCCTTGCTTgggacagcagagctgggaaagcCAGCGTGCCCCAGACTGGTGGCTGCGCAGCGCCCAGATGTGCCAGGGGGAGATGTCCCCGCTGCGTCTCCTTCCTCAGCACCCCGGGCTGCTGAACGCTGCAGAACGGCGGGGCTGGCCCAGCCCTGCTTCccttgcaggggaaaaaatggagaaatagaagtaagaatttcttctcttttccatgaATCTCATGGCAGAAGTAACCAGGCGAGGACAGAGAGAAGCAACACCAGAGCCTGTGGGCAGAAGCAGCTGCCAGCTTGTGCTGGGTGTTGTCATTCAAGCTGCGAGGGCCGGGGACTGGGGCTGGAGGCACAAATACAGAGGAAGGCAGTGAAAGAGCTTGGCACGGGAGCACTGTGCTTGGCCTTTGCTCGCACAAGGAGGCACGCCTGTAGCCCAGAGGGGCAACGGTGGTCTCAGGCACAGGGAAGTGTGGGTGGAGTGACCATGGCTGTGATGAATCATGTTATGTCCCAGCTACTGGGAGGTGTGTGCGGACATGCTTCTCCTCACCACTTCCCCTGGATAGCTGCAGAGGAGGATGCAACCATGGGTAGATGCTCAAAGCTGGGTTTGCACAGGCATGAGAGACAAAATCTGAGGCAAACAGATTGCCTGCAGTTTTGATGCAAAGCATCTGGTTCTGTTTCCTCTCCCACGCTTGCTTCTTTGCCTAAGAGCTGAACATGGGAGGCTGCAAGAAGCATAGTTTCTGACGGGAGGctgcaagcagcacagcttCTCACGGAGGTCCCTCATAAAAAACACCACATGCACTAGGCATATGCACTATTGCCTGCTCCTGGAGGATGAGCATTATTGCTTTCGGCTCTGTAATACCCCTAGCATTGCAATAGTCAGTTCTGGCTTGAGAAGCCCATATGAAATACAAGATTTATATACATATTCTGATTTTCTTGGGCTTGCAAGGCCTTCctaaaagctgtttcttcagAGCTGTGCTTACACATCCATCTGTCCCTCTTTCTTTACAGACTACTGGCCTGTGAAACTGCAGGTGCTTGTTTGGTAGTGGGCTCTGCTGGGTCTTTTGACAACCAGCACCAGAACTCTGCTGCAAAATTTGGAGCCTTTATGAGCTGTCGAAGGGAGAGTGCCAGAGAACCGAAAAAGAGGAGATTTTCACCCACTGATGAAGTAGAAGTGGCTATTGATTGGTGGAATTTATAGAGACAACAGAGAAGGAAACCAATGCTAAAGATGAGTCTTGCAGAGAAAACGGGATAAGTTCTTGTATAAAAATAGTGACCAAGTCTTCCTGGAGACAAACGCCTTCTAACATCAGCCTGTATCCCCGTAAAGACAGCTTTTTAtaaagcagggagaagaaaaacttaGATGCAAgttgcaaaacacttttttttttctagataatTAAATCTGTATATTCATGGTGACTAGAGCAAAACCAGTTGCAACTGACAGCACAGAGGGAGCACCTTTGTCTGGCACCAGGCAGTGTCTGCACTGATTTCTGAGCTATGAGACTGGGGGACCAGGGTGGGAGAGGCCCATGGTGCATGGTGCCTTGCCCTGCAGCAGGAAACTCCTGGCAGGGAGAGAGGCAGTGGGGATGAGGCAGGTAGCCTGGCTCATCTTGCCTGGTACCACCGAGCTGAATACTTCCAGCCCGTGGCTGCCAGCGGAGGCAGCGTGGGCTCATGCTGGGCTGGCCACGCAGCCCTCGCTGTGCGAAAGGGGGTCTGACCTGGTTGTACTTgtagaggaggaagaggagtagcaggagcagcaggaccGATGTGCTGACGCAGGTGGAGAGAATGGGACTGAAGAGCTTGTTTGGAGGGGCCATGACATTTCCtggaggattaaaaaaaaaataaaaatggagataAATAAACACTCCTGTTTCACTCCCTGATGACCCATCTCTGAGAGCATTTTACCCAGCCATTCACTTAGGCTTCCCATACAGGCAATGCAACGCAGCACTGGCCTCAGAGACACCCAAAAGAACTGCTGGAAACCAAGGGAAGTTCTTGATACAAAACCCAAGGGTGCACCAGTCCCCCCTGCTGCATCTCACCTTCCACACAAACAACACCAGGAGCAGAACAGGTGCTGGTCTGGCTGCCTCTGGACCAAAACCTCTGCAGAGACCCAACAGACCCAACAAAAGATGCAACTCCTATACTCCAGTGGGCTGAGCAACAGccggctgtgctgctgcagttaGAAAGCTCTCATGGCACAGCTCAGCCTTTGGCACAGGCTCTGCCCAGCCAGCAATTCTCATGTGGCGTGTAGGAGTAGCAAATGCCAAAGCCTCCCACCTCCTATGAGGACAGGGGGCCTGTGGAATCTATTCCACCTCTCTAACAAGACAGTAAAGATTTATGTATAGACAGGTCCCCAAAAGCCAAATTGTCCCCCACTCCACTATGCTGCAAGTTGGTATCTTACTGACGACTGAGTGAAGCACGTCAGAGGTGTTCCCCTCTCTGTTAACAGCCACACAGCAGAAGGTGAAATTGGCACCCAGGTCCTGGAATGGGAGGACGCtctccacctccacctcctgGAAGGACAGCATGTTCACCACCTGGGGACTGGAGTCGTTCAGAAGCAGCTTATAGTCCTCATTGTATCTGCAGAGACACcaagcaggagaaaaggagTGTTTCTCCGCAGTGCAGTGGCTTGGGGTGACTTGGTGCCTGTATCAGGCTAGGGAAGAGACACTGGGCATtagggctgcagctctgtgaggCATGCTACTCTCATCCCAGTTGAAGACCTCTCCCTGAACATCAAGTAACGTTACTGTTACTGAACAGGCCAAACTGCTTGCAAACAAGCCCCTGTGGTGCTGCTCAGCAAATGCCAGCATTGCAAGGGCAAGTGCACACCTCAGTGTCTTGTGGAGCCCAATATCTTGAGTATTTCTTACCTGTCAGAGTAAGTGGGGCACTGGTACCACTCGATGCGTGGGGCAGGATAGCCAACGGCTATGCAGTGAAGGTTCCCGGAGTCATTGGCTGGCACCCAGACATAGCAGACCCTTGGAGGAGCTGTGGGGGAAGGCAGAGAAACAGCAAGTGCTACGACCAGAGGAAGAGTGCATTCCCTGTGCTCTGAGTTACCTTCTGTCTGTGGAACCAGAAAACATGAGGAACCCCTGTGCTCTGCCCAGGTTTGGGCTGGGTCCCAGATGCAGAAATTCTCTCCTGTGGGCACTGGGCTGGAGGTGCCCAGGAACCCGACCCCTGCTCAAGGCGAGCAGGGTTTGGGAAGGGGCAATGCCAAATACTTACATTTCACAGAGATACTGAAGTTAACTGATGCTTTGGTCTCATTGTTGACAGCATAAAATGTATAGAgacctctctctccttcctgcagGCGGTTCAGGAAGAGCGTGTTGTTATACCTGCTCCCACAGAGAGAACAAACACCATGAAGAAAGCGGTGCTGAGGAAACTCAGGCACTCAGACAGTTTTTGCTCAGTGAGTTGCAGCTGTTTGCTGTGCCTTGGAGTGGGTGAACGCTTCCCAACACTTCCCCAGCCCATGAGGGGAATCTGCTGCTTTCTTGCTTCTCCATGGGAAGCAGACAGTGTCTGATCctacagcactgctgaaaagcTCTTCCTTGGAGGAAAGGCCTTTTGCCACAATGTGCAGTATTCTTAAAGTCTGTGGGTGGGTGAATGCTCAGAAAGGAGAGTTTAACATCTACATCTTTGCTTTGGAAAGGCCAGAAGACACTGGTCCTCCTGTCTTTGAGACGAGGAGTTATTCACTTGCTTAGCCCATCAAGTTATGGTCCCAAgtgcctcctcctctctccctagCACATCTCTCAGACCCCAG includes:
- the CSF1R gene encoding macrophage colony-stimulating factor 1 receptor, encoding MGHGLLLLLTAASIWHGSASPVIDPNLSALVVNTGDPVTLRCSGESRVKWNTQKHTSTNHTSSTLSILKATYMDTGTYKCAYLNSSDKGVASVHLFVRDPGNVWYTPIFRISVTKGGNAEFPCLVTAPEYGSRVTLIMDDASPLSPGTNYSFSTEKGITLYNVQRHQKGYYRCQTVIDGKIKKSSRIRLIVEEALEKPVSVTMDPRDHVRIVGEPFEVTCRVISPSHKYDIKWVTAAKNIRSTKIPTFVDENYFINAVLSIPAVTLEDSGKYTCIANNSAGFKNASTMLRVVERGYILLTPVQATSQEIALGEDLKLQVQIEAYPKLVSWHWEHKSPFKNSESTKFVDEMISGNNWYNNTLFLNRLQEGERGLYTFYAVNNETKASVNFSISVKSPPRVCYVWVPANDSGNLHCIAVGYPAPRIEWYQCPTYSDRYNEDYKLLLNDSSPQVVNMLSFQEVEVESVLPFQDLGANFTFCCVAVNREGNTSDVLHSVVRNVMAPPNKLFSPILSTCVSTSVLLLLLLLFLLYKYNQKPKYQVRWKIIEACEGNNYIFIDPTQLPYNEKWEFPRNNLQFGKTLGAGAFGKVVEATAFGLGKEDSVLKVAVKMLKSSADTDEQEALMSELKIMSHLGHHENIVNLLGACTYGGPILVITEYCRYGDLLNFLRRKAESIIIQDSSLDTSLDSTADYKNIDLEKKYIRSDSGFASQGLETYVEMRPVSSSSSASSDSAQARGKSSEEEVETREDLRPLNLSDLLQFSSQVAQGMAFLASKNCIHRDLAARNVLVSDGRVAKICDFGLARDIMNDSNYVVKGNARLPVKWMAPESIFDCIYTVQSDVWSYGILLWEIFSLGKSPYPGMVVNSKFYSMVKQGYQMARPDFAPLEMYTIMQACWSLEPTQRPTFDQICCFIQKELELHKEQDQTNLPSTAEEDSGCDTSGCCEESCEQEQSGQPLLKSNNYQFC